In one Neobacillus sp. WH10 genomic region, the following are encoded:
- a CDS encoding SDR family oxidoreductase, which translates to MVREQLIAKNIVITGASSGIGAEIAKLCAASGANLVLLARSLDKLEQLQTELQQKHQVKVDVFQLDVSNTDQVQAVFRQIFETIGDIDILVNNAGFGVFREAHEASIDEIKGMFEVNVVGLMACTSMVLPKMRTRRFGHIINIASQAGKIATPKSSVYSATKHAVLGYTNSLRMELADYNVQVTSVNPGPIATNFFTIADEQGTYVKNVQRFMLQPEFVARKVVDCMLTKTREINLPRWMSMGSVVYVLFPRLFELIGKRALNSK; encoded by the coding sequence ATGGTTAGGGAACAACTAATAGCTAAAAATATTGTAATTACTGGTGCATCCAGTGGAATCGGCGCAGAAATCGCCAAGCTTTGTGCGGCAAGTGGTGCAAATCTTGTTCTGTTGGCCCGAAGTCTCGATAAGCTCGAACAGCTGCAAACCGAACTGCAGCAAAAGCATCAGGTGAAAGTAGATGTTTTCCAGCTCGATGTGTCAAACACAGATCAGGTGCAGGCAGTATTTCGGCAAATATTTGAAACAATCGGGGATATTGATATCCTGGTGAATAATGCCGGTTTTGGGGTTTTTCGTGAGGCTCATGAAGCTTCGATCGATGAAATTAAAGGGATGTTTGAAGTGAATGTGGTAGGACTGATGGCTTGTACTAGCATGGTCTTGCCAAAGATGCGTACCCGGCGTTTTGGTCATATTATTAATATTGCTTCACAGGCGGGGAAAATTGCGACGCCAAAATCAAGTGTTTATTCTGCTACGAAGCATGCCGTTCTTGGTTACACGAATTCATTAAGAATGGAACTTGCTGATTATAATGTGCAAGTGACATCAGTGAACCCTGGTCCAATTGCTACCAACTTTTTTACCATTGCTGATGAACAAGGCACTTATGTAAAAAATGTACAGCGGTTCATGCTTCAGCCTGAATTTGTCGCCCGTAAGGTCGTAGATTGCATGCTGACTAAAACCAGGGAGATTAATCTGCCGCGCTGGATGAGCATGGGGAGTGTTGTTTACGTTCTTTTTCCACGGCTATTTGAACTGATTGGTAAACGAGCACTTAATTCTAAGTAG
- a CDS encoding MBL fold metallo-hydrolase, which translates to MTEWKDGIAKITLPTPFEVGNVNTYLIKGERLTLVDAGVKTEECWNSLTEQLAELNLTPDDIEQVVLTHHHPDHVGMLDFFPDSVEVYGHLLNERWIHPTEEFIQEQGEFFKVNFREFGLPAEYIPLLSKLIKTLKSSCKRSLTGQLVEGMRPPGLSDWQVIETPGHAQSHIVLFREKDGILIGGDLILSHISPNPLLEPPVPGEKERPKPQVQHNNSMRKLLAYPIQCVYTGHGEEVYQLEELIERRLLRQHERAMTVYNWLKDEQLTVFEICQRLFPSVYKREPMLTISETVGQLDYLASIGEIRSSNSQPVFYQAKL; encoded by the coding sequence ATGACAGAATGGAAAGATGGAATTGCCAAGATTACTTTGCCAACGCCTTTTGAAGTTGGTAATGTAAACACCTATTTGATTAAAGGGGAGCGGTTAACTCTTGTTGATGCAGGAGTGAAAACGGAAGAATGCTGGAATTCACTCACTGAGCAGCTGGCCGAATTAAATTTAACTCCTGACGATATTGAACAGGTGGTACTTACTCATCATCATCCCGACCACGTGGGGATGCTCGACTTTTTTCCAGACTCGGTAGAGGTATATGGTCATCTACTAAATGAACGATGGATTCATCCAACAGAAGAATTTATCCAAGAACAAGGAGAATTTTTCAAAGTGAATTTTCGGGAGTTCGGACTCCCTGCGGAATATATCCCATTACTTTCTAAGTTAATAAAAACACTGAAGTCCTCGTGTAAGCGCTCTTTGACTGGACAACTTGTTGAAGGGATGAGACCTCCTGGGTTGAGTGACTGGCAAGTAATTGAAACACCTGGTCATGCCCAAAGTCATATCGTGCTTTTCCGGGAAAAGGATGGAATCTTAATTGGCGGCGACCTCATTCTCTCTCATATATCACCGAATCCATTGCTTGAGCCCCCTGTACCTGGTGAAAAAGAAAGACCAAAGCCTCAGGTGCAGCATAACAACTCGATGAGGAAGCTGTTGGCTTATCCGATTCAATGTGTTTACACGGGGCATGGCGAGGAGGTTTATCAATTGGAGGAACTAATTGAAAGAAGACTTTTGCGCCAGCATGAACGGGCGATGACGGTCTATAACTGGCTTAAAGATGAGCAGCTTACTGTATTTGAAATTTGCCAACGTCTTTTTCCATCGGTCTATAAGCGAGAGCCGATGTTAACAATCTCAGAAACAGTTGGCCAGCTTGACTATTTAGCCTCAATCGGTGAAATTAGAAGTAGTAATAGTCAGCCCGTTTTCTATCAAGCTAAGCTTTAG